A region from the Inhella inkyongensis genome encodes:
- a CDS encoding methyl-accepting chemotaxis protein, translating to MLRNLTIRQRLSLAFAFFMLLVVLIGGFGAYSARGINAAFGDFAHRVVEAGQFAGNIRAEMIDLRRFEKDMVINVADAAKVKEYAQQWEAVYEEIGNNFKELGEHISDPAVKGKLDEAQAHLKTYRDNVASAIKGLEGLDVAAANKAMRAGRDGFVAAEKTLSELLKLVGEFTGKAKVSFAERTQQVMVVTLVLGVIALIATVVVGRIVSLSIVQPLRGAQDFAGAVRDGDLTGDLESFGQDEAAQLSQALLDMQTSLNRIVGEVRTAADSIQVASSEVASGNTDLSHRTEQTAASLQQTASAMHELTATVNQTADSARTANQLASQASQSAERGGAVVGEVVSTMERINQGSRRIADIIGTIDGIAFQTNILALNAAVEAARAGEQGRGFAVVAGEVRLLAGRSAEAAREIKTLITSSVESVETGSRLVADAGNSMQEIVSNVQRVTDIIGEISAAAVEQSSGIGSVNDSIAGLDQATQQNAALVEESAAAAQSLRDQAERLAQVVAAFRVKGMGMSAGSAPRAAPKAPAKPAAATAKPKSSPTASAPRPAASPAPAPASRAPAPAGGDDDWASF from the coding sequence ATGCTGCGAAACCTCACCATCCGTCAGCGCCTGTCGTTGGCCTTTGCGTTCTTCATGCTGTTGGTTGTCCTCATTGGGGGCTTTGGCGCCTACTCGGCCCGAGGCATCAACGCCGCATTCGGCGACTTTGCCCACCGGGTGGTCGAGGCCGGCCAGTTCGCCGGCAACATCCGCGCCGAGATGATCGATCTGCGCCGCTTCGAAAAGGACATGGTCATCAATGTGGCCGATGCCGCCAAGGTCAAGGAGTACGCCCAGCAGTGGGAGGCCGTGTACGAGGAGATCGGCAACAACTTCAAAGAGCTGGGCGAGCACATCAGCGATCCGGCGGTCAAGGGCAAGCTGGACGAGGCCCAGGCCCATTTGAAGACGTATCGCGACAACGTGGCCTCAGCCATCAAGGGCCTGGAAGGCCTGGACGTGGCAGCCGCCAACAAGGCCATGCGGGCCGGCCGCGACGGTTTTGTGGCGGCAGAAAAGACGCTGAGTGAGCTGCTGAAGCTGGTGGGCGAGTTCACCGGTAAGGCCAAGGTCAGCTTTGCCGAGCGCACCCAGCAGGTGATGGTGGTGACCCTTGTACTGGGTGTGATCGCCTTGATCGCCACGGTGGTGGTGGGCCGCATCGTGTCGCTGAGCATCGTGCAACCCCTGCGCGGCGCACAAGACTTTGCGGGGGCCGTGCGCGACGGCGACCTGACCGGCGATCTGGAAAGCTTTGGTCAGGATGAGGCGGCGCAACTCTCGCAGGCGCTGCTGGACATGCAGACCTCGCTGAACCGCATCGTTGGCGAAGTGCGCACGGCGGCCGACAGCATCCAGGTCGCCAGCTCCGAGGTGGCCAGCGGCAACACCGACCTGTCGCACCGCACCGAGCAAACGGCCGCCAGCCTGCAGCAGACCGCCAGCGCCATGCATGAACTCACCGCCACGGTGAACCAGACCGCCGATTCGGCCCGCACCGCCAATCAACTCGCCAGCCAAGCCAGTCAATCAGCCGAGCGCGGCGGCGCCGTGGTGGGCGAGGTGGTCAGCACCATGGAGCGCATCAACCAGGGCAGCCGACGCATTGCCGACATCATTGGCACCATCGACGGCATCGCCTTCCAGACCAACATCCTGGCCCTGAACGCGGCCGTGGAAGCCGCGCGAGCCGGCGAGCAAGGCCGCGGCTTTGCGGTGGTGGCCGGCGAGGTGCGCTTGCTGGCCGGCCGCAGCGCCGAGGCGGCGCGTGAGATCAAGACCCTGATCACCTCCAGCGTCGAATCGGTGGAGACCGGCAGCCGCCTGGTGGCCGACGCCGGCAACTCGATGCAGGAAATCGTCAGCAATGTGCAGCGTGTGACCGACATCATTGGCGAGATCAGCGCCGCCGCCGTGGAGCAGAGCAGCGGCATCGGCTCGGTGAATGACTCGATCGCCGGCCTGGATCAGGCCACGCAGCAAAACGCAGCCTTGGTGGAAGAGTCCGCGGCAGCGGCGCAGTCCCTGCGCGACCAAGCCGAGCGACTGGCCCAGGTGGTGGCGGCCTTCCGCGTCAAGGGCATGGGGATGAGTGCCGGCAGCGCTCCACGTGCTGCGCCCAAGGCGCCCGCCAAGCCGGCTGCCGCCACCGCCAAACCCAAGAGCAGCCCGACCGCCAGCGCGCCGCGGCCCGCCGCATCACCGGCCCCGGCTCCCGCCTCGCGCGCGCCCGCCCCAGCCGGCGGCGACGACGACTGGGCCTCGTTCTAA
- a CDS encoding response regulator: protein MSKTVMVIDDSGSFRTVVKLALQKAGYTVVEAGDGKEALAKLDGTLKVNLIVCDVNMPNMDGLTFLKTVKTHASYKFTPVIMLTTESQEAKKAEGRAAGAKAWITKPFQPSQLVDAVNKLCV, encoded by the coding sequence ATGAGCAAGACGGTGATGGTCATCGACGATTCGGGCAGCTTTCGCACCGTGGTGAAGCTGGCACTGCAAAAGGCCGGCTACACGGTGGTCGAGGCGGGCGACGGCAAGGAGGCCCTGGCCAAGCTGGACGGCACGCTCAAGGTCAACTTGATCGTCTGCGACGTCAACATGCCCAATATGGATGGCTTGACCTTCCTGAAGACGGTGAAGACCCATGCGTCTTACAAGTTCACGCCGGTGATCATGCTGACCACCGAGAGCCAGGAAGCCAAGAAGGCTGAGGGACGGGCGGCCGGGGCCAAGGCCTGGATCACCAAGCCTTTCCAGCCCTCGCAGTTGGTCGACGCGGTCAACAAGCTCTGTGTCTAG
- a CDS encoding STAS domain-containing protein encodes MAEALKLGTEWTIPHAAQLHEQLLTALIAGAETAEAPVLDLGGVESMDSSGVQLLLALRRSLQERGQELQIVAASSAARAAMDTYHLRALLMPEA; translated from the coding sequence ATGGCCGAAGCACTGAAGCTGGGCACTGAGTGGACCATTCCGCACGCGGCGCAACTGCATGAGCAGTTGCTGACCGCACTGATCGCCGGGGCCGAGACGGCCGAGGCGCCGGTGCTGGATCTGGGCGGGGTCGAGAGCATGGACTCCAGCGGCGTGCAATTGCTGCTGGCACTGCGCCGCAGCCTGCAGGAGCGCGGCCAGGAGTTGCAGATCGTGGCCGCCAGCAGCGCCGCGCGGGCGGCCATGGACACCTATCACCTGCGGGCATTGCTGATGCCGGAGGCCTGA
- a CDS encoding chemotaxis protein CheA: MQDDDAEILAAARDGYLEEAQEMLRQYEASLLVLEGDPTDAEQLNAAFRAAHTIKGGAGMFGFEDVVRFTHVAETLLDALRDGRRALDGECMDALLQSRDQIEALLGEIDQGEAANPAVLEAANGLADRLRALMGEAPAPRATAAPAPEQLAVAAAQPEGPAHWHLSLRFLPDALRNGLDPLAFLRYLGQLGTIHALHLMHAEVPALDALDAEACHLWVELRFETDKGRAEIESVFEFALEDSDVQILEPGCAPGRFESLAEKRCGLDAEKRALLFEIWRDMGVRFEVVETVVATLQEEEAVVPRIERRAEGAPREKGPDRRSGEGDRRNAPRDRRTGEDTRFIRVRADKLDTLIDLIGELVIAGSGAQMVAHHAKDEATLEAMLRVMSLMQDTRDAALGLRMVPVGETFGRFQRVVRDVSKQLGKEIELVVTGGDTEMDKSMVDAIGDPLMHLVRNSMDHGLEPPEEREAAGKPRAGTLRLNAFHEAGSIVIEVRDDGRGLARERILNKAIERGLIAPDAVLSDSDVWQLIFQPGFSTAEAVTDLSGRGVGMDVVKRNIEGLRGQIRLHSEPGNGTLTQIRLPLTLAMIDGFLTQVGEVHYVLPLAVVSECIDVPPEVQKNAERVSGTFNLRGEIVPWLDLARFYRCPVQDNRRRSVVVVREGQGGRVGLIVDRLMGEHQTVIKPLAGLFTHVKALAGSTILGSGDVALVLDVNGLMESARRVGATRN, from the coding sequence ATGCAGGACGACGACGCCGAGATCCTGGCCGCTGCGCGCGATGGCTATCTCGAAGAGGCGCAGGAGATGTTGCGCCAGTACGAGGCCTCCTTGCTGGTGCTGGAGGGCGACCCCACCGACGCCGAGCAGCTCAATGCCGCGTTTCGGGCTGCCCACACCATCAAGGGCGGTGCCGGCATGTTCGGCTTCGAGGACGTGGTGCGCTTTACCCATGTGGCCGAGACCCTGCTGGATGCCCTGCGCGACGGCCGCCGTGCGCTGGATGGCGAATGCATGGATGCGCTGCTGCAAAGCCGCGATCAGATTGAAGCGCTGCTGGGTGAGATTGATCAGGGCGAGGCGGCCAATCCGGCCGTGCTGGAAGCCGCCAACGGCTTGGCGGATCGCCTGCGGGCCCTGATGGGCGAGGCCCCTGCGCCGCGCGCCACAGCGGCCCCGGCGCCCGAACAGCTTGCGGTGGCCGCTGCGCAGCCCGAGGGTCCTGCGCACTGGCATCTCTCGCTGCGCTTCCTGCCGGATGCCTTGCGCAACGGGCTGGACCCATTGGCCTTCCTGCGCTACTTGGGTCAGTTGGGCACCATCCATGCGCTGCACCTGATGCATGCCGAAGTGCCCGCCCTGGATGCTTTGGATGCTGAAGCCTGTCATCTTTGGGTCGAGCTGCGTTTCGAGACCGATAAGGGGCGCGCCGAGATTGAATCGGTGTTTGAGTTCGCGCTTGAAGACAGCGATGTGCAGATCCTGGAGCCGGGCTGTGCGCCCGGCCGCTTCGAGAGCCTGGCCGAGAAGCGCTGCGGCTTGGATGCCGAGAAGCGCGCCCTGCTGTTTGAGATCTGGCGCGATATGGGGGTGCGCTTCGAGGTCGTGGAGACGGTGGTCGCCACCTTGCAGGAAGAAGAGGCGGTGGTGCCGCGCATCGAGCGCCGTGCCGAAGGGGCGCCGCGAGAGAAAGGCCCGGACCGCCGCAGCGGCGAGGGGGACCGCCGCAACGCCCCGCGCGATCGCCGCACCGGCGAGGACACCCGTTTCATCCGCGTGCGCGCCGACAAGCTGGATACCTTGATCGACTTGATCGGCGAACTGGTGATTGCCGGCTCGGGTGCTCAGATGGTGGCCCACCACGCCAAGGATGAGGCCACGCTGGAGGCCATGCTGCGGGTCATGAGCCTGATGCAGGACACGCGCGACGCGGCCCTGGGACTGCGCATGGTGCCGGTGGGTGAGACCTTCGGACGCTTCCAACGCGTGGTGCGCGATGTCTCCAAGCAACTGGGCAAGGAGATCGAGCTGGTGGTGACCGGTGGCGACACCGAGATGGACAAGTCCATGGTGGACGCCATTGGCGATCCGCTGATGCACTTGGTGCGCAACAGCATGGACCATGGGCTGGAGCCGCCCGAGGAGCGCGAGGCGGCAGGCAAGCCGCGCGCCGGCACGCTCAGGCTCAATGCCTTCCACGAGGCCGGATCCATCGTCATCGAGGTGCGCGACGACGGGCGTGGCTTGGCGCGTGAGCGGATCTTGAACAAGGCCATCGAGCGCGGCCTCATCGCGCCCGACGCCGTCTTGTCCGACTCCGACGTCTGGCAGCTGATCTTCCAGCCGGGCTTTTCCACCGCCGAGGCCGTCACGGACCTGTCCGGGCGCGGCGTGGGCATGGACGTGGTGAAGCGCAATATCGAGGGCCTGCGCGGGCAGATCCGTCTGCACAGCGAACCGGGCAACGGCACCCTGACGCAGATCCGGCTGCCGCTGACCCTGGCCATGATCGATGGCTTCCTGACCCAGGTGGGCGAGGTGCACTACGTGCTGCCGCTGGCGGTGGTGAGTGAGTGCATCGACGTGCCGCCGGAGGTGCAGAAAAACGCCGAGCGTGTCAGCGGGACCTTCAATCTGCGCGGCGAGATCGTGCCCTGGCTGGACCTGGCGCGCTTTTACCGCTGCCCGGTGCAGGACAACCGGCGCCGCAGCGTGGTGGTGGTGCGTGAGGGCCAGGGCGGTCGGGTGGGCCTGATCGTCGATCGATTGATGGGCGAGCACCAGACCGTGATCAAGCCGCTGGCCGGTCTGTTCACGCATGTGAAGGCGCTGGCGGGCTCGACGATTCTGGGCAGTGGCGATGTGGCCCTGGTGTTGGATGTGAATGGCCTGATGGAATCGGCGCGCCGGGTTGGCGCGACCCGCAACTAG
- a CDS encoding methyl-accepting chemotaxis protein: MNALLRKLPLWQKFALVGVLGLLAALVPLTQLVLKLNQAIEVSLAEDEGLDVAEPSLAVLAALQNHRGQSNRLLSGDASAAAPRQAAAAAVEKALAGLEPGLRDPMFAQTQKRFAALAQGFAELQQAVQANGLSAPESFSRHTRLADQYLEALDGLADESGLSLDPVAGSYYQMTAAVDHLPRLMEAVAQARGRAAGLAAQAQAGKEIAATDRAVLAQMAQQVEYFRHRGLAQIEKAGASDPELAQRLKPSAQKATQAAQAFQTQVQELLQAKAGATPSAEALFAAGTLAVQAQQDLVQAAMAELQHMMHERVDADRRTRNLQGGGILALLVLAAGMAGWIVRSITQPLRRAVTAAGAVAEGDLSSDVSDAGSDEPARLLQALGAMQGQLRERNDRDARALAETLRVKQALDRCSTNVMVADANGHIVYLNDSVLAMMAGNQVELRKQLPNFDVSRLMGANIDVFHRNPAHQRQMLEKLTGEYKTRIKVGVLSFDLTANAIIDAQGQRLGTVVEWKDVTQELAQREREVQAANENARIRQALDGSSTNAMIADPDGNIIYANQAVLAMLQRNESELRRSLPSFDARRVVGSNFDQFHRNPSHQRNLLGNLKGEYRAEIRVGALHFALIANPIVNAQGERLGTVVEWRDRTAEVAAEQEISGIVDGANQGDFSARIEVAGKDRFMAMLGEKFNGLLDTVTGTITEVRAAAAQLTSAAGQVSQTSQSLSHGASQQAASVEETTASLAEMAASVKQNADNAGVTDRMATQAAQQAMEGGQAVSMTVDAMKSIAAKIGIIDDIAYQTNLLALNAAIEAARAGEHGKGFAVVAAEVRKLAERSQVAAQEIGALAGNSVGLAEQAGQLLSDMVPAIQRTSELVQEIAAASGEQSQGVSQITAAMNHVSGNTQQTASASEELSATAEQLSAQAEQLQELMAYFRIREGVESVRR; the protein is encoded by the coding sequence ATGAACGCTCTGCTCCGCAAGCTCCCTCTCTGGCAAAAGTTTGCGCTCGTCGGCGTGCTCGGCCTGTTGGCCGCGCTGGTGCCCTTGACACAGTTGGTGCTGAAACTCAATCAGGCAATAGAAGTCTCGCTGGCTGAGGACGAAGGCCTGGATGTGGCTGAGCCTTCCCTGGCGGTGCTCGCCGCCTTGCAGAACCATCGGGGCCAGAGCAACCGGCTGCTGTCAGGCGATGCGAGCGCCGCTGCACCCCGCCAGGCGGCTGCGGCGGCAGTGGAAAAGGCGCTGGCAGGGCTGGAGCCCGGGTTGCGTGATCCGATGTTTGCGCAGACCCAGAAGCGCTTCGCTGCGTTGGCCCAAGGCTTTGCCGAGTTGCAGCAGGCTGTGCAGGCCAATGGTCTGAGTGCGCCGGAGTCCTTCTCGCGACATACGCGCTTGGCGGACCAATATCTGGAAGCGTTGGATGGGCTGGCTGATGAGTCCGGCCTCTCGCTGGACCCTGTGGCGGGTTCGTACTACCAGATGACGGCTGCTGTTGACCACCTTCCGCGGTTGATGGAGGCGGTGGCGCAGGCACGCGGCCGCGCGGCCGGGCTGGCAGCCCAGGCCCAGGCGGGAAAGGAGATTGCAGCGACCGATCGAGCCGTGTTGGCGCAGATGGCGCAGCAGGTGGAGTACTTCCGGCACCGTGGTTTGGCTCAAATCGAAAAAGCCGGCGCCAGCGATCCGGAGCTCGCGCAGCGCCTGAAGCCCAGTGCGCAAAAGGCAACCCAGGCAGCCCAGGCCTTCCAGACGCAGGTGCAAGAGCTATTGCAGGCCAAGGCGGGCGCCACACCGAGTGCAGAAGCCTTGTTTGCTGCTGGAACGCTGGCGGTGCAGGCCCAGCAGGATCTGGTGCAGGCGGCGATGGCCGAGCTGCAACACATGATGCACGAGCGCGTGGACGCTGATCGACGGACGCGCAACCTCCAAGGCGGCGGCATTCTGGCCTTGTTGGTGTTGGCCGCAGGGATGGCGGGGTGGATCGTGCGTTCCATCACCCAGCCACTGCGCCGCGCCGTGACGGCGGCGGGGGCCGTGGCTGAGGGCGACTTGAGCAGCGATGTGAGCGATGCCGGCAGTGACGAACCCGCGCGCCTGTTGCAGGCCCTGGGCGCGATGCAGGGGCAGCTGCGAGAACGCAATGATCGCGATGCGCGCGCGCTGGCGGAGACCTTGCGGGTCAAGCAGGCCCTGGACCGCTGCTCCACCAATGTGATGGTGGCCGATGCCAATGGCCACATCGTCTACCTGAACGATTCGGTGCTGGCCATGATGGCCGGCAACCAGGTGGAGCTGCGTAAGCAACTGCCCAACTTCGATGTCAGCCGTCTGATGGGCGCCAACATCGACGTGTTCCATCGGAATCCGGCGCATCAGCGTCAGATGCTGGAGAAGTTGACGGGTGAGTACAAGACCCGCATCAAGGTCGGTGTACTCAGTTTTGACCTCACTGCCAACGCCATCATCGATGCACAGGGGCAGCGCCTGGGCACGGTGGTGGAGTGGAAAGATGTGACTCAGGAGCTGGCGCAGCGCGAGCGAGAGGTGCAGGCGGCCAATGAGAACGCGCGGATTCGTCAGGCCCTGGATGGCAGCAGCACCAACGCCATGATTGCTGACCCGGACGGCAACATCATTTATGCCAATCAGGCGGTGCTGGCCATGCTGCAGCGCAACGAGAGCGAGCTGCGCCGCTCGCTGCCTTCGTTTGACGCGCGCCGCGTGGTGGGCAGCAACTTCGATCAGTTCCACCGCAACCCGAGCCACCAGCGCAATCTGCTGGGCAATCTGAAGGGCGAGTACCGCGCCGAGATCCGAGTGGGGGCGCTGCACTTTGCGCTCATCGCCAACCCCATCGTCAATGCCCAGGGCGAAAGGCTGGGTACGGTGGTGGAGTGGCGTGACCGTACGGCGGAAGTGGCCGCCGAGCAGGAGATCAGCGGCATCGTGGATGGGGCCAATCAAGGCGACTTCAGCGCCCGGATCGAGGTGGCCGGCAAGGACCGCTTCATGGCCATGCTGGGTGAAAAGTTCAACGGTTTGCTCGACACCGTGACGGGCACCATCACCGAAGTGCGCGCCGCCGCCGCGCAGCTCACCAGCGCGGCTGGGCAGGTCTCGCAGACCTCGCAGTCCTTGAGCCATGGCGCCAGCCAGCAGGCTGCCAGCGTGGAGGAGACCACGGCCTCGCTGGCCGAGATGGCCGCCAGCGTGAAGCAGAACGCCGACAACGCGGGAGTCACCGACCGGATGGCCACTCAAGCCGCGCAGCAGGCCATGGAAGGTGGGCAGGCGGTGAGCATGACGGTGGATGCGATGAAGAGCATCGCGGCCAAGATCGGCATCATTGACGACATCGCCTATCAGACCAATCTGCTGGCCCTGAATGCCGCCATCGAGGCGGCGCGCGCCGGCGAGCACGGCAAGGGCTTTGCCGTGGTGGCGGCCGAGGTGCGCAAGCTGGCCGAGCGCAGCCAGGTGGCTGCACAGGAAATCGGCGCGCTGGCCGGCAACAGCGTGGGCCTGGCCGAGCAGGCCGGCCAGCTGCTGTCCGACATGGTGCCCGCCATCCAGCGCACCAGCGAGTTGGTGCAGGAGATCGCTGCTGCCAGTGGTGAGCAGAGCCAGGGTGTGAGCCAGATCACCGCGGCCATGAACCATGTGAGCGGCAACACCCAGCAGACGGCCAGCGCCAGCGAAGAGCTCAGCGCGACGGCCGAGCAGCTCAGCGCCCAGGCCGAGCAGTTGCAGGAGTTGATGGCCTATTTCCGCATTCGTGAAGGTGTTGAGAGCGTGCGCCGATAA
- a CDS encoding methyl-accepting chemotaxis protein: MSALLMRLRLGPRLALCCGLLLGLLLLALGLSYRDLRAIQHDVEDAVSQATVKAEGLHKMVRQAEAALASVRLMAAERDPKNAAAEQAAALQAITAHDAALQSIQTLMHEDEGPYLTKVAAAQAGLRKELARVGGGKDDPTADKTQAVQLVRDWVAALDGMSHHVQEDIAGAAQAAAATVTRAERQLMGLGVLGLVVGGLIVFLLTRSITQPLSQAVQVAEAIGQGRLDSEIVSQADDEPARLLRSLDAMQSQLRERNERDGRLLAENSRIRQALDCCSTNVMVADAQGQLVYLNHSVQAMMQGNQAELRKSLPNFDASRLQGANFDAFHRHPAHQRQLLAGLTGEYRTRIQVGILQFELVANPIFDAGRERLGTVVEWRDITQELAQREREQRLAAENQRVRQALDVSATPARIADADGTLVYINEALAQVLRRDAVAFRATNPQFEAERMLGRSVGLFYADPQAAVERLKSLRQPVTSEMVLGGRTYQVTTTPIFDPQGQQLGTVGQWQDVSEQRRAEEEFGQMAKAAAQGDLSQRIRTDDKQGFFRESGERFNELVQGMAALLSDVRAAADQLTSAAGQVSQTSQSLSHSASQQAASVEETTASLAEMAASVKQNADNAGITDRMATQAAQQAREGGQAVSMTVDAMKSIAAKIGIIDDIAYQTNLLALNAAIEAARAGEHGKGFAVVAAEVRKLAERSQVAAQEIGALAGNSVGLAEQAGRLLSDMVPSIQRTSELVQEIAAASGEQSQGVSQITAAMNHVSGNTQQTASASEELSATAEQLSAQAAQLQELISSYTL, encoded by the coding sequence ATGAGTGCCTTGTTGATGCGTCTTCGATTGGGGCCCCGGCTGGCCCTGTGCTGTGGGCTGCTGCTGGGCTTGCTGTTGCTGGCTCTGGGTCTCTCCTATCGGGATTTGCGAGCCATTCAGCACGATGTGGAGGATGCCGTCAGCCAGGCCACGGTGAAGGCTGAGGGCCTGCACAAGATGGTGCGCCAGGCCGAAGCAGCTTTGGCCAGTGTCCGGCTGATGGCGGCAGAGCGAGATCCCAAGAACGCCGCGGCCGAACAGGCGGCGGCCTTGCAGGCCATCACCGCGCATGACGCGGCCTTGCAGAGCATCCAGACCCTGATGCATGAGGACGAAGGGCCCTACCTGACCAAGGTGGCGGCGGCGCAAGCGGGTCTGCGCAAGGAGTTGGCGCGCGTGGGCGGTGGCAAGGACGATCCGACCGCGGACAAGACCCAGGCTGTTCAGCTCGTGCGCGACTGGGTTGCGGCGCTCGATGGCATGAGTCACCACGTTCAGGAGGACATTGCTGGGGCGGCACAAGCCGCTGCAGCCACGGTGACCCGAGCCGAGCGCCAGTTGATGGGGCTGGGTGTGTTGGGACTGGTGGTGGGCGGGCTGATCGTGTTCTTGCTGACGCGCTCCATCACGCAACCACTCAGCCAGGCCGTGCAAGTGGCGGAGGCCATCGGACAGGGGCGGTTGGATAGTGAGATCGTCAGCCAGGCCGATGACGAGCCGGCGCGCCTGCTGCGCAGTCTGGACGCTATGCAGAGCCAACTGCGCGAGCGCAATGAGCGCGATGGCCGTTTGCTGGCGGAAAACAGCCGCATCCGGCAAGCCCTGGATTGCTGTTCCACCAACGTGATGGTGGCTGATGCGCAAGGCCAGTTGGTCTACCTGAACCATTCGGTGCAGGCCATGATGCAGGGCAACCAAGCCGAACTGCGCAAGAGCCTGCCCAACTTCGATGCCAGCCGGCTGCAGGGCGCCAACTTCGATGCCTTCCATCGGCATCCGGCCCACCAGCGTCAACTGCTGGCGGGACTGACGGGCGAGTACCGAACTCGCATTCAGGTGGGCATCTTGCAGTTCGAGTTGGTGGCCAATCCCATCTTTGATGCCGGGCGGGAGCGCCTGGGCACGGTGGTGGAGTGGCGCGACATCACGCAGGAGCTGGCCCAACGCGAACGCGAGCAGCGTCTGGCTGCCGAGAACCAACGCGTGCGCCAGGCCCTGGATGTGTCGGCCACGCCCGCCCGCATCGCCGACGCGGATGGCACTTTGGTCTATATCAACGAGGCCCTGGCCCAGGTTCTGCGCCGCGACGCGGTGGCCTTCCGAGCCACCAATCCGCAGTTCGAGGCCGAGCGCATGCTGGGCCGTTCGGTGGGTCTGTTCTATGCGGACCCCCAGGCGGCGGTGGAGCGGCTCAAGTCCTTGCGTCAGCCTGTGACCAGCGAGATGGTGCTGGGCGGACGGACTTATCAAGTGACAACAACCCCGATCTTCGACCCACAGGGGCAACAGTTGGGCACCGTGGGCCAGTGGCAGGACGTCAGTGAGCAGCGTCGCGCGGAAGAGGAGTTCGGCCAGATGGCCAAGGCCGCCGCGCAGGGGGATCTGAGCCAACGCATTCGTACTGACGACAAGCAGGGCTTCTTCCGCGAGAGCGGCGAGCGCTTCAATGAGTTGGTTCAAGGCATGGCAGCCCTGCTGAGCGATGTGCGGGCCGCAGCCGACCAACTGACCAGTGCGGCTGGCCAGGTTTCGCAGACTTCGCAGTCCTTGAGCCATAGCGCCAGCCAGCAGGCCGCCAGCGTGGAGGAGACCACAGCCTCGCTGGCCGAAATGGCCGCCAGCGTGAAACAAAACGCCGACAACGCCGGCATCACCGACCGCATGGCCACCCAGGCCGCGCAGCAGGCCAGGGAGGGCGGGCAGGCGGTGAGCATGACGGTCGATGCGATGAAGAGCATCGCGGCCAAGATCGGCATCATTGATGACATTGCTTACCAGACCAATTTGTTGGCCCTGAACGCCGCCATCGAGGCCGCGCGCGCCGGCGAGCACGGCAAGGGCTTTGCCGTGGTGGCGGCCGAGGTGCGAAAACTGGCCGAGCGCAGCCAGGTGGCTGCACAGGAAATCGGCGCGCTGGCCGGCAACAGCGTGGGCTTGGCCGAGCAGGCCGGGCGGCTGCTGTCCGACATGGTTCCGTCCATCCAGCGCACCAGCGAGTTGGTGCAGGAGATCGCTGCCGCCAGCGGCGAGCAGAGCCAGGGCGTGAGCCAGATTACGGCGGCCATGAACCATGTGAGCGGCAACACCCAGCAGACGGCCAGCGCCAGCGAAGAGCTCAGCGCGACGGCCGAGCAGCTCAGTGCGCAGGCGGCGCAGTTGCAGGAATTGATCAGCAGCTACACCTTGTAG